In Limnobaculum parvum, one DNA window encodes the following:
- a CDS encoding TerD family protein, whose translation MKELIAGGNTSVPSSILKVKIIAGKAADVSAYRLYDNDKVSGDADMVFYGQKTNDDGSVSLLEEGLTSVFEVNLPKVKASVKKITFALTCDNHDTIQALSKLAIQVECDNEVIIVANVGMSSRAEAALILGELYRRNDEWKFRFIDQGFNGGLKPLAEHFGIEVNGDEAPVAPSSPAPASSSGASSGQSTVNLSKISLTKESPRVNLTKKDDFGLIRVNLNWNQKAESKGFLNNLLSANKSIDLDLGAFVRLKDGEKWVIQALGNTFGYFDSEPYAELQGDDRTGAVTEGEWLHINGSQWKNIDEVLVFAFIYKGVPNWAQTDGVVTIHMPGQGPIETRLTEGQNRNGMCAIARLTNHNGSINIERINQYFSGHKDMDNAFRWGFSWTAGSK comes from the coding sequence GTGAAAGAATTAATAGCAGGAGGTAATACCTCCGTCCCATCATCGATTTTAAAAGTCAAAATTATCGCGGGTAAAGCCGCGGACGTTTCTGCCTATCGCTTGTATGACAATGATAAAGTATCTGGTGATGCGGATATGGTCTTTTATGGTCAGAAGACTAATGATGATGGCAGTGTGAGTCTGTTAGAGGAAGGGCTCACTTCCGTTTTTGAAGTGAATTTACCCAAGGTTAAAGCGTCGGTTAAGAAAATCACATTTGCCCTTACTTGCGATAATCATGACACCATCCAAGCATTGAGTAAGCTGGCTATTCAGGTCGAATGCGATAATGAAGTGATTATTGTCGCTAATGTAGGTATGTCTAGTCGTGCGGAAGCGGCGCTAATTCTAGGCGAGTTATATCGCCGTAATGATGAATGGAAGTTCCGCTTTATCGATCAGGGGTTTAACGGTGGTTTAAAACCGTTGGCAGAACATTTTGGTATTGAAGTTAACGGTGATGAAGCACCCGTTGCACCTTCATCACCTGCACCGGCGTCTTCTTCTGGAGCATCTTCTGGGCAGTCGACTGTAAACTTAAGTAAAATCTCATTAACGAAAGAAAGTCCTCGGGTTAATCTCACTAAGAAAGATGATTTTGGGCTGATTCGGGTGAATTTGAACTGGAATCAGAAAGCCGAAAGCAAGGGCTTTTTGAATAATCTGTTAAGTGCAAATAAGTCGATTGATTTAGATTTAGGTGCATTTGTTCGCCTAAAAGATGGCGAGAAATGGGTTATACAGGCATTGGGGAATACCTTCGGGTATTTTGATTCCGAGCCTTATGCAGAATTACAAGGGGACGATCGGACGGGGGCCGTCACTGAGGGTGAATGGCTGCATATCAACGGTTCCCAATGGAAAAATATAGATGAAGTTCTGGTGTTTGCCTTTATTTATAAAGGGGTACCTAACTGGGCTCAAACGGATGGTGTTGTTACCATTCATATGCCCGGTCAGGGGCCGATCGAAACACGATTAACGGAAGGTCAGAATAGAAATGGTATGTGTGCGATAGCCCGTCTTACTAATCATAACGGGTCTATTAACATTGAGCGTATTAACCAATATTTCAGCGGACATAAGGATATGGATAATGCCTTTCGGTGGGGCTTTAGCTGGACTGCGGGTTCAAAATGA
- a CDS encoding TerD family protein — MSSALSKVDIGLGWDPVSSGSGGFFGKLMGGDSSIDLDASCILLDANNQLIENVWFMRLQSKCRSVVHHGDNLTGEGDGDDEVITVNLTQLPANVSTLAFTVNSFRGQTFNQVANAFCRVLDSNRKELARYNLTEQGSHTGVFIASLSRNHGDWTFKAHGVAINGRTVKDMIPQIKRELSQ; from the coding sequence ATGTCTTCTGCGTTATCGAAAGTTGACATCGGATTAGGTTGGGATCCCGTATCATCAGGCTCTGGAGGTTTCTTTGGTAAGCTGATGGGGGGAGATAGTAGTATTGATTTAGATGCGTCCTGTATTTTACTGGATGCGAATAACCAGCTCATTGAGAATGTCTGGTTTATGCGGCTTCAGTCTAAATGTCGATCGGTGGTTCATCATGGTGATAATCTGACCGGTGAAGGAGATGGTGACGATGAAGTCATCACCGTGAACCTGACACAGCTCCCGGCTAATGTGAGTACCCTAGCCTTTACCGTTAACAGTTTCAGAGGTCAGACTTTCAACCAAGTCGCCAATGCTTTCTGCCGGGTGTTGGATTCCAACAGGAAAGAATTGGCTCGTTATAACCTGACGGAACAGGGTAGCCACACTGGAGTATTTATTGCTTCTCTTAGCCGTAATCATGGTGATTGGACGTTTAAAGCGCACGGTGTTGCGATTAATGGCCGGACAGTGAAGGATATGATTCCACAAATTAAACGGGAGCTTTCTCAGTGA
- a CDS encoding ATP-grasp domain-containing protein → MLLFTEGLSSQREIIAEIKALFPSLFVVSTHSQERPEIHAFSDRTEAEPKSADLRLAFLRDVIDKYGIKLIHAGKHTLWYEAHRNIIESLGVSLVTGVSDAEMFNVADSKIRFAQLMKQHQLPVVPSIEITDVDQLEAELKSRPFGNDVLYCVKPVKGIYGMGFWKLSDETPAARCFYDTDSRMVNTCIFLHAMKQTNDFKPLVLMPYLDGPERSVDMVVRQGVTVKAVARVKNGSYQTFEESGAAIDLAITCASVLKADGIVNVQTRNAPDGSPVLLEMNPRPSGGIGYLGHSGISLPALFVQTYLDIKPTVSATNPLLPNIKVRPLTQAIIV, encoded by the coding sequence ATGTTGCTATTTACCGAAGGATTATCGTCACAAAGAGAAATCATTGCTGAGATAAAAGCCCTTTTTCCATCTCTGTTCGTTGTGTCCACGCACTCCCAAGAGCGCCCCGAAATTCATGCGTTTTCTGACCGCACAGAAGCAGAGCCTAAAAGTGCCGATCTCCGTCTGGCCTTTTTACGTGATGTTATCGACAAATATGGCATAAAGCTGATTCATGCAGGCAAGCATACCTTATGGTATGAAGCACATCGTAATATCATTGAATCTCTGGGTGTCTCGTTGGTAACGGGCGTTTCTGATGCAGAGATGTTTAACGTTGCTGACAGCAAAATTCGCTTTGCTCAGTTGATGAAGCAACACCAACTTCCGGTTGTGCCTTCAATAGAAATTACCGATGTGGATCAGTTAGAAGCTGAACTTAAATCCCGTCCTTTTGGTAACGATGTTCTGTATTGCGTTAAACCTGTCAAAGGCATTTACGGTATGGGCTTCTGGAAACTTTCAGATGAGACTCCCGCAGCACGATGCTTTTACGACACAGACTCACGCATGGTAAATACCTGCATCTTCTTGCATGCCATGAAACAAACCAATGACTTTAAACCGTTGGTATTAATGCCCTATTTAGATGGCCCTGAACGCTCAGTTGATATGGTTGTCAGGCAAGGCGTCACCGTTAAAGCCGTTGCTCGGGTTAAAAATGGATCTTATCAAACGTTTGAAGAATCAGGGGCAGCGATTGACTTAGCTATCACTTGCGCCTCGGTACTCAAAGCTGACGGTATTGTTAATGTCCAAACCCGTAATGCACCCGATGGAAGCCCGGTTTTATTGGAGATGAATCCCCGTCCATCAGGCGGTATTGGCTACTTAGGCCATTCAGGTATCAGCCTGCCTGCACTGTTTGTCCAAACCTATCTTGATATTAAACCAACAGTGAGTGCCACAAACCCTCTCCTGCCCAATATCAAAGTTCGCCCTTTAACGCAGGCCATTATTGTTTAA
- a CDS encoding phosphoribosyltransferase domain-containing protein, whose translation MLTIELSTGIISVRSDQSTDFSALFEMAERSNPKRSFLFVSKVLGKHIPVTPSAMKASHHALAAKIPTDLPQPILFIGMAETAVGLAAGVHREYTRSGSQACLVTSTRHPVDGELFCEFKENHSHATDHLIYLPEDPQLREMFLNARSLILVDDEATTGNTFGNLYQSLLTAGLSNLSQIITVTLTNWSDGALAKRLDIPVNEVSLISGAWSWQPKEDAPIPVMPSVNVTARGLAPMAVQQNWGRLGCNQHRLTLKQDGSSYIGKKVLVLGTGEFMWQPFLLGEQLEAAGAEVYLSSTTRSPIAIGMAIKCGVAFSDNYGLGIANYMYNIVPDEYQHILLCSETPASFIDPELLAYLSRGKATLEVIVHD comes from the coding sequence ATGTTAACAATTGAGTTATCAACCGGTATCATTTCAGTCCGTTCTGACCAATCCACAGACTTTAGTGCTCTGTTTGAAATGGCAGAAAGAAGCAATCCTAAACGTTCTTTTCTGTTTGTCAGTAAGGTGCTGGGAAAACATATCCCGGTAACTCCGTCAGCAATGAAGGCTAGTCATCATGCCTTAGCGGCGAAAATCCCTACGGACTTGCCACAACCCATACTCTTTATCGGCATGGCTGAAACTGCCGTGGGGTTAGCCGCGGGCGTACATCGGGAATATACGCGGTCTGGGAGTCAGGCCTGTCTGGTCACCTCTACGCGCCATCCGGTCGACGGCGAATTGTTTTGTGAATTCAAAGAGAATCACAGCCATGCTACCGACCATCTGATTTATCTTCCTGAAGACCCACAGCTCCGTGAGATGTTTTTGAATGCTCGTTCGTTGATTCTCGTTGATGATGAAGCCACTACCGGTAATACCTTCGGTAATCTTTACCAATCATTATTGACCGCAGGCCTGTCAAACCTGTCGCAAATCATTACAGTAACGCTAACCAACTGGAGTGATGGTGCATTAGCTAAACGGTTAGATATCCCAGTAAATGAAGTCAGCCTGATATCTGGCGCTTGGTCATGGCAGCCTAAAGAAGATGCTCCCATCCCGGTGATGCCATCAGTTAATGTAACGGCCCGTGGGTTAGCCCCAATGGCCGTTCAACAAAACTGGGGGCGATTAGGCTGCAACCAGCATAGATTAACGCTCAAGCAGGATGGCTCTTCGTATATTGGGAAAAAAGTACTGGTTTTAGGTACCGGTGAATTTATGTGGCAACCATTTCTGTTAGGCGAACAGTTGGAAGCTGCCGGCGCTGAGGTATATCTCAGCTCTACCACACGCTCACCGATTGCTATTGGTATGGCGATCAAATGCGGCGTTGCCTTCTCCGATAACTACGGGCTGGGTATTGCGAATTATATGTATAACATTGTTCCTGATGAGTACCAGCACATCTTGCTGTGTAGCGAAACGCCTGCATCATTTATTGACCCTGAACTGCTGGCCTATCTCAGTCGTGGTAAAGCAACGCTGGAGGTTATTGTCCATGATTAA
- a CDS encoding HAD family hydrolase — translation MINTSQPIALIDLDDTIFQTKRKMLNELNIEPKHVGALDREYQPRSFMSEKQFNLISWLLSTSETIPVTARGTEELSRVQVPFTSWAITTHGAVLLDKGKQPDEEWKNIVLNRLQPLSPLIVQLRDACEQLLNKMHVNGWARINYEYDQQPIYFVMKHTDSTKTEEIYRVADRLFKEQDCSEFYLHRNGNNVAFLPHCIDKGEAVKHLLGRLLAEAPDRPVLGLGDSTSDHRFLHLCDWFGMPKNSQLSQFLSSLIT, via the coding sequence ATGATTAACACCTCACAACCTATCGCCCTGATTGATTTGGATGACACCATTTTTCAAACCAAGCGCAAAATGCTGAATGAGCTAAATATTGAGCCAAAACACGTAGGGGCTCTAGACAGGGAATATCAGCCCCGTAGTTTTATGTCGGAAAAACAGTTCAATTTGATAAGTTGGCTCTTAAGCACCTCAGAAACCATTCCCGTCACAGCCAGAGGTACCGAAGAACTATCAAGAGTCCAAGTACCGTTTACCAGTTGGGCGATTACCACACACGGCGCGGTGCTCCTTGATAAAGGCAAACAGCCAGATGAAGAGTGGAAAAACATTGTACTTAACAGACTGCAACCGCTCTCTCCACTGATCGTTCAACTTCGCGATGCCTGTGAGCAACTGTTAAACAAAATGCACGTTAACGGTTGGGCCAGAATCAACTATGAGTACGATCAACAGCCCATCTATTTTGTGATGAAACACACTGATAGCACCAAAACGGAAGAAATTTATCGGGTCGCCGATCGATTATTCAAAGAACAGGATTGCTCTGAGTTTTATCTGCACCGTAATGGCAATAATGTTGCCTTTTTGCCGCACTGTATTGATAAAGGTGAGGCGGTAAAACACCTGCTCGGTAGGTTACTGGCCGAGGCGCCAGATCGCCCAGTATTAGGCTTGGGTGATAGCACCAGCGACCATCGTTTTCTGCATTTATGTGACTGGTTTGGCATGCCTAAAAATAGTCAGTTATCACAATTTCTATCATCTTTAATTACGTAA
- a CDS encoding cysteine protease StiP domain-containing protein → MTLRGFSGSYPTEWINFLLNTVVTELTSVEEKERLIQSGEKHYSDMLSEEPEPSAFHLELYQGALEAGSYRLATEVMTLAKALVKNLPNQEIVLVSLVRAGVPLGVLLHLALKKLGVRSFHYGISIIRDRGIDDVAMTQIEQQHGTQGIVFVDGWTGKGAITQELHRSLSMRSGYPERNRLVVLADVCGSAWLSASTDDWLIPFGILGAPISGLISRSIWSSDDYHGSVLCNHLTKFDCSVSFINTVTQKWNDIDITAIKAAICDDPAVYPLLKMSQHTVTSLANKYEIRNLNRIKPGIAEATRAVLRRLPDHVLVRSKTDSDVSLLMYLTEKLSIPVQEVGDAIAPYRAITIIKKVGKE, encoded by the coding sequence GTGACATTACGCGGATTTTCCGGATCTTATCCCACCGAATGGATAAATTTTCTCTTAAACACCGTCGTTACTGAGTTGACGTCAGTAGAAGAAAAAGAGCGATTGATTCAAAGCGGAGAGAAACACTATTCAGATATGCTCAGTGAAGAACCTGAGCCCAGCGCATTTCATCTTGAACTTTACCAAGGCGCGCTAGAGGCGGGAAGTTATCGGCTGGCCACTGAAGTGATGACATTAGCCAAAGCGCTGGTCAAAAACCTGCCAAACCAGGAGATTGTATTAGTTAGCCTGGTCAGAGCCGGTGTTCCTCTCGGCGTTTTGCTACATCTGGCGCTAAAAAAATTAGGTGTTCGTTCATTTCATTATGGCATCAGCATCATCCGCGATCGGGGTATTGATGACGTAGCCATGACGCAAATAGAACAACAGCATGGTACGCAAGGTATCGTATTTGTCGATGGTTGGACCGGTAAAGGTGCCATTACCCAAGAGCTACATCGCTCACTATCCATGCGCTCAGGCTATCCAGAACGCAACCGCTTAGTGGTGCTGGCAGATGTTTGTGGTAGCGCATGGTTAAGTGCATCTACTGATGATTGGCTGATTCCCTTTGGCATTCTGGGAGCCCCTATCTCCGGGCTGATATCGCGTTCAATTTGGTCAAGTGATGACTATCATGGCAGCGTCCTGTGTAATCATTTAACAAAATTTGACTGCAGTGTTTCTTTTATTAATACCGTAACGCAAAAATGGAATGATATTGATATCACTGCGATTAAAGCAGCGATATGTGACGATCCCGCAGTTTATCCCCTACTAAAGATGAGCCAGCATACCGTTACTTCACTGGCTAACAAGTATGAAATCAGAAATCTTAATCGTATAAAGCCGGGTATTGCGGAAGCGACGCGCGCCGTATTGAGACGGCTCCCCGACCATGTTTTAGTGCGTTCTAAAACCGATAGTGATGTTTCTCTCCTCATGTATCTGACCGAAAAATTATCCATCCCCGTACAGGAAGTCGGAGATGCTATCGCCCCTTATCGAGCTATTACCATTATTAAAAAAGTAGGTAAAGAATGA
- a CDS encoding HpcH/HpaI aldolase/citrate lyase family protein, which produces MITPYDLGATLYMPATRNDLFQVIAQNKYPNLKSLVICLEDAVIEKEIKLGIENLSQLLANIADLTLKDAPLIFIRPRNISMANMLIAGLDLSKITGFVLPKFELEQVDEWSKTLSSTHLFAMPTLETADCFDATKMNILATTMRNDGYFSKKTIVLRIGGNDLMHVLGIRRNRSRTLYDGPLGYVIKMIVCIFGAQGFYMTAPVCEIIDSPTVLLAELEIDNEHGLVGKTAIHPKQIEHINNTFKVEITDYLDALKILNSNSAVFQSNGAMCEPATHHMWAKNIIARSQSYGFTDEVPHSLYEQHLAEKIM; this is translated from the coding sequence ATGATTACTCCCTATGATTTAGGTGCAACATTGTATATGCCCGCCACCAGAAACGACCTGTTTCAGGTGATCGCGCAAAATAAGTACCCCAATTTAAAGTCATTGGTTATCTGTCTTGAAGATGCGGTTATTGAGAAAGAGATTAAGCTGGGAATTGAAAACCTCAGCCAATTGTTGGCCAACATCGCAGATCTCACTCTGAAAGATGCCCCGCTGATATTTATCCGCCCGCGTAATATTTCTATGGCTAATATGCTGATAGCTGGGCTGGATCTCAGCAAAATTACTGGATTCGTTCTGCCTAAATTCGAACTTGAACAGGTTGATGAATGGAGTAAAACATTATCCAGTACACATCTTTTCGCTATGCCAACGCTGGAAACAGCAGACTGCTTTGATGCCACCAAGATGAATATTCTGGCGACCACCATGCGTAACGATGGCTATTTTTCCAAGAAAACCATTGTGTTACGGATTGGTGGTAATGACTTGATGCATGTCTTGGGCATTCGTCGCAATCGTTCCAGAACGTTGTACGATGGCCCACTAGGCTATGTGATCAAAATGATTGTCTGTATATTTGGCGCTCAAGGGTTTTATATGACGGCTCCAGTATGTGAAATTATCGATTCCCCAACGGTGCTGCTGGCCGAATTGGAAATTGATAATGAGCATGGACTGGTTGGAAAAACCGCTATTCATCCCAAGCAAATAGAGCATATCAATAATACGTTTAAGGTTGAGATCACTGATTACCTTGATGCTCTAAAAATCCTCAATAGTAACAGTGCCGTTTTCCAGTCCAACGGTGCTATGTGTGAACCAGCCACTCACCATATGTGGGCGAAAAATATTATTGCTCGTTCTCAATCTTATGGTTTTACGGATGAAGTCCCACATTCTCTATATGAACAACATTTAGCAGAAAAAATTATGTGA
- a CDS encoding phosphatidylglycerophosphatase A family protein, translating to MANPLHWIATGFGSGLSPKAPGTFGSLAAIPFFYLLQMLPMQAYLVMLVLTFALGVWACQSATDAIGMDDHGAIVWDEFVGMWITCIALPQGFIWMIAAFATFRFFDILKPWPIRWFDSHCTGGFGIMIDDVIAGLIAFGVIQAAYHLV from the coding sequence ATGGCTAACCCCCTGCACTGGATTGCTACGGGTTTTGGCTCTGGCCTGTCTCCAAAAGCACCTGGCACTTTTGGTTCTCTGGCAGCAATCCCCTTCTTTTATTTGCTGCAGATGTTACCAATGCAGGCCTATTTGGTGATGCTAGTGCTCACCTTTGCTCTTGGCGTCTGGGCTTGCCAGTCTGCAACGGACGCCATCGGGATGGACGATCATGGTGCCATTGTCTGGGACGAGTTTGTTGGTATGTGGATCACCTGTATTGCGCTACCCCAAGGATTTATCTGGATGATCGCAGCGTTTGCTACCTTCCGCTTTTTTGACATACTGAAACCCTGGCCTATCCGCTGGTTTGATAGCCATTGCACCGGGGGCTTTGGCATCATGATTGATGATGTTATTGCGGGGCTCATTGCTTTTGGCGTCATACAGGCAGCATATCATCTGGTGTAA
- the pdxR gene encoding MocR-like pyridoxine biosynthesis transcription factor PdxR has protein sequence MLDIHLDPSSGTPLQQQIFQTIHQALLQGELPVGYRLPSIRELSRNLNVARITIVMAYDKLIQNGYVKSRPGIGYEVVFSSAIQKAPQSARIENAREPVKLMPASVGQDVYSPTTPELYCRLGVPDPHAFPWPSWRKWNNSASNSKHHLLTRYHSPQGLMSLRTELARFLRLTRGIETQPENVIVINGIQEGLALLTQLFILNTKSCRVVTESPCYSGAWHLFDYYQAEVETVAVDEHGIQVEHLPSRPTQLCYVTPSHQYPVGGTLSLERRCALLTWAQKTGAYVIEDDYDSVFSYNSTPLPALKAMDEDDRVIYIGTFSKTLGPGMRMGYMVCPDAILTSVQNMKALSNSGSNWLQQQFLADFMHDQRYYSYLRKLEQEYANRQRILVEGLQRIFPQGRILGIENGLHLTLVCPLTVKQVEQLRERCLLENIRFDTLVELANGSEVAWLKTVSSPLLFFGFGGLNQQQLLHVLAVIELQVAIIQQEASAELAVTPDDMLPV, from the coding sequence ATGTTGGATATTCATCTGGACCCATCATCGGGTACTCCTTTACAGCAACAGATATTTCAGACCATACACCAGGCTTTGCTGCAGGGAGAATTACCCGTTGGCTATCGGTTGCCATCGATTCGCGAGCTGTCCCGCAATTTGAATGTGGCACGCATTACGATCGTTATGGCTTATGACAAGCTGATTCAAAATGGTTATGTTAAAAGCCGCCCAGGCATTGGCTATGAGGTGGTTTTCAGTAGCGCAATACAAAAAGCGCCTCAGTCTGCGCGCATAGAGAATGCCAGAGAGCCGGTTAAGCTCATGCCAGCCAGCGTAGGCCAAGATGTCTATTCTCCGACGACGCCTGAACTTTATTGTCGATTGGGCGTTCCCGATCCTCATGCTTTTCCATGGCCAAGTTGGCGAAAGTGGAATAATTCAGCCAGCAACTCTAAACATCATTTGCTAACTCGTTACCATTCTCCTCAGGGATTGATGTCGTTACGTACAGAATTAGCCAGATTTCTGCGTCTGACTCGCGGTATTGAAACCCAGCCAGAAAATGTGATTGTGATTAATGGGATTCAGGAGGGGCTGGCTTTACTTACCCAGCTTTTTATTCTCAATACCAAAAGTTGCAGAGTTGTCACCGAGTCCCCTTGTTATTCCGGGGCGTGGCATTTATTTGATTATTATCAGGCTGAAGTAGAAACGGTCGCGGTCGATGAACACGGGATTCAGGTTGAGCATCTTCCTTCTCGTCCCACTCAGCTTTGCTATGTCACACCTTCACATCAATACCCGGTTGGTGGAACCCTTTCTCTTGAGCGCCGCTGCGCTTTACTGACTTGGGCGCAAAAGACCGGAGCTTATGTTATTGAAGATGATTACGATTCGGTTTTTTCCTATAACAGTACGCCTTTGCCTGCATTGAAAGCCATGGATGAAGACGACCGGGTGATCTATATCGGTACTTTTTCTAAAACGTTGGGGCCGGGTATGCGAATGGGGTATATGGTGTGTCCAGACGCGATTTTGACATCCGTTCAAAATATGAAAGCGTTAAGTAATAGCGGAAGTAATTGGTTACAGCAGCAATTTTTGGCTGATTTCATGCATGACCAGCGTTATTACAGCTATTTGCGTAAGTTGGAACAGGAATACGCCAATCGTCAGCGCATACTGGTAGAGGGGCTACAGCGCATTTTCCCACAGGGACGAATTCTGGGTATTGAAAATGGGTTGCACCTCACATTGGTATGTCCTCTCACGGTGAAACAGGTCGAACAACTGCGTGAGCGCTGCCTGCTAGAAAATATTCGTTTTGATACTCTGGTAGAGCTGGCGAATGGTTCGGAGGTGGCCTGGCTGAAAACGGTATCCTCACCGCTGCTGTTTTTTGGCTTTGGTGGGTTAAACCAGCAGCAATTGCTTCATGTATTGGCCGTTATTGAACTACAGGTGGCCATCATTCAACAGGAAGCAAGTGCTGAATTGGCGGTTACACCAGATGATATGCTGCCTGTATGA
- a CDS encoding NapC/NirT family cytochrome c gives MCKLNKKTISLMFSGALLMLLLIWGSYQGIHYTSKTEFCLSCHSMSIPAKEYQESVHFKNASGVRAECKDCHIPPGIIPTLVRKTQAVGELYYQWVSPSIDTPEKFEAKRAELAHKEWSRMAANNSAACKSCHSYQAMDHGKQSAAAAQQMTTAAGKDSQCIDCHKGIAHRKPDISSGFRDDFNKLQQQAQQLPESHELFTLSDKKITAAVNGEAGKAQLMPATKVTVLAHQDQQVQIEITGWRESSGRGRVITQYPGKRVFSAVLDDSLLPAVKVLSQQEDPVSHQQWEQISVTAWTSQEGFSANLQPVWQYAESMLKSTCSSCHSTPPTTQYNANGWIAGLKAMSTYYRLSKQEESTLLKYLQTHASDTKE, from the coding sequence ATGTGTAAGCTAAATAAAAAAACAATATCACTGATGTTCAGTGGTGCTTTACTGATGCTGTTATTAATTTGGGGAAGCTATCAGGGCATTCATTACACCAGCAAAACCGAGTTTTGCCTCTCCTGCCATTCCATGAGCATACCAGCAAAAGAGTATCAGGAAAGTGTCCATTTTAAGAATGCTTCCGGCGTAAGGGCGGAATGCAAAGACTGCCACATTCCGCCCGGAATTATTCCGACACTGGTCCGTAAAACTCAGGCAGTAGGCGAACTTTATTATCAATGGGTCTCCCCTTCTATCGATACTCCAGAGAAATTTGAAGCTAAACGAGCCGAATTGGCCCATAAAGAGTGGTCTCGTATGGCGGCAAACAATTCTGCTGCCTGTAAATCCTGCCACAGTTATCAAGCGATGGATCATGGCAAGCAATCCGCCGCCGCCGCACAACAAATGACCACCGCAGCAGGGAAAGATAGCCAATGTATCGACTGCCATAAAGGCATTGCACACCGTAAACCGGATATCAGTAGCGGTTTTCGTGATGATTTCAATAAGCTTCAGCAACAGGCACAACAATTACCTGAAAGCCATGAGCTATTCACGCTGAGCGATAAAAAGATCACCGCGGCGGTCAATGGTGAAGCCGGTAAAGCCCAGCTAATGCCAGCCACAAAAGTCACCGTACTGGCACATCAGGATCAGCAAGTACAAATAGAAATCACCGGCTGGCGTGAAAGCAGTGGCCGGGGAAGAGTGATCACCCAATATCCCGGCAAGCGCGTATTCAGCGCCGTACTGGATGATTCGCTCCTACCGGCAGTAAAAGTCCTTAGCCAACAGGAAGACCCAGTTTCCCACCAGCAGTGGGAACAGATTAGCGTTACCGCTTGGACATCCCAAGAAGGATTCAGCGCCAATCTACAACCCGTGTGGCAATACGCAGAGAGTATGTTGAAATCCACCTGCAGTTCCTGTCACAGCACACCCCCGACGACTCAATATAACGCCAACGGCTGGATTGCTGGATTAAAAGCCATGTCCACCTATTACCGATTATCCAAGCAGGAAGAGAGCACCTTGCTGAAATACCTGCAAACCCATGCCAGCGATACCAAAGAATAA